In Nitratiruptor sp. YY09-18, a single window of DNA contains:
- a CDS encoding HEPN domain-containing protein: MPNKPYAKEWLIFAYKNFLTAKKLYELNHFTDIIGVELQQSLEKILKALIAYDNKTIPRTHKLIELAVAIDKIAFTKEKKFYLKLLQVAIK, encoded by the coding sequence ATGCCAAATAAACCATATGCAAAAGAGTGGCTCATTTTTGCTTATAAAAATTTTCTAACTGCCAAAAAACTTTATGAGCTAAATCATTTTACTGATATTATTGGAGTAGAACTGCAGCAAAGTTTAGAGAAGATATTGAAAGCATTGATTGCTTATGATAATAAAACAATTCCAAGAACACATAAGCTTATAGAACTTGCAGTAGCGATAGATAAAATTGCATTTACCAAAGAAAAAAAATTTTACTTGAAATTGCTACAAGTTGCTATAAAGTAG
- a CDS encoding mannose-1-phosphate guanylyltransferase/mannose-6-phosphate isomerase, protein MINIILSGGSGTRLWPLSRKLMPKQFLQLFDNKSLFQKTLQRNALLSDKILIISNEEQYFLANDQVDEIGIDPDGYILEPFGRNTAAAIAFGAMSVDEDELLFITPSDHLIEDEEKYHEAVQRAKDLAQNGGLVTFGIKPTEPHSGYGYIEANGEDVVKFHEKPDKQKAKEYLSKGNYYWNSGMFLFKAGIYLEELQKYAPELYESAKMAYENSKVDGKIRRITPEFMEKIPDISIDYAVMEKSDKIKMVPSNFQWSDVGSFDSLTDHIDNKTDNIEIESKNTFYYSDNDKKLIATIGIEDLIIIDTNDALLIAKKGETQKVKELIGKLQTSHPELLNAHTKVHRPWGTYEVLVEDSGYKIKRIEVKPGKRLSLQKHFHRNEHWIVVSGTAEVQVGDERYLVRANESTYIKMGEIHRLSNPGKIPVILIEAQVGEYTGEDDIVRIEDDYVRKY, encoded by the coding sequence ATGATAAATATAATCCTCAGTGGTGGAAGCGGTACGAGACTCTGGCCTTTGAGTCGTAAACTCATGCCAAAGCAGTTTTTACAGCTTTTCGATAATAAATCGCTTTTCCAAAAGACACTCCAAAGAAATGCACTTTTGAGTGATAAAATTCTTATCATCTCCAACGAGGAGCAGTATTTTTTGGCTAATGATCAAGTCGATGAAATAGGCATAGATCCAGATGGGTATATCCTCGAGCCATTTGGCAGAAATACCGCAGCGGCTATCGCTTTTGGTGCGATGAGTGTGGATGAGGATGAGCTACTTTTTATCACTCCAAGCGATCATTTAATCGAAGATGAAGAAAAATATCACGAAGCGGTCCAAAGAGCAAAAGATTTGGCCCAAAATGGTGGGCTTGTGACATTTGGTATCAAGCCCACCGAACCACATAGTGGCTATGGATATATAGAAGCTAATGGCGAGGATGTGGTAAAGTTTCACGAAAAGCCAGACAAGCAAAAAGCCAAAGAGTATCTTTCCAAAGGTAACTACTATTGGAATAGTGGGATGTTTTTATTCAAAGCGGGCATTTATCTCGAAGAGCTGCAAAAGTATGCACCAGAACTTTATGAAAGTGCAAAGATGGCCTATGAAAACAGTAAAGTTGATGGGAAAATTCGCCGCATAACTCCAGAGTTTATGGAAAAGATTCCAGATATCAGCATAGACTATGCCGTGATGGAAAAAAGCGATAAGATCAAAATGGTACCAAGTAATTTTCAATGGAGTGATGTGGGAAGTTTTGATAGCCTTACTGATCATATCGATAATAAAACTGATAATATTGAGATAGAGAGTAAAAATACCTTTTATTATAGTGACAATGACAAAAAACTCATAGCTACCATTGGCATAGAAGATCTCATTATCATCGATACCAATGACGCTCTGCTCATCGCCAAAAAAGGAGAGACACAAAAAGTCAAAGAGCTTATAGGTAAATTGCAAACTTCTCATCCAGAGCTTCTCAACGCCCATACCAAAGTCCATCGCCCATGGGGAACATATGAAGTACTCGTAGAAGACAGTGGCTACAAGATCAAGCGCATAGAGGTAAAACCTGGCAAGAGACTCTCACTCCAAAAGCACTTTCACCGTAATGAGCACTGGATAGTGGTAAGCGGTACAGCAGAGGTACAAGTAGGGGATGAACGCTATCTCGTGCGAGCGAACGAATCGACCTATATCAAAATGGGAGAGATCCATCGCCTCTCAAATCCTGGTAAAATCCCAGTTATACTTATCGAAGCACAAGTAGGGGAATATACAGGAGAAGATGATATCGTGAGAATTGAAGATGATTATGTAAGGAAATATTAA
- the tviB gene encoding Vi polysaccharide biosynthesis UDP-N-acetylglucosamine C-6 dehydrogenase TviB: MENQILAIIGLGYVGLPLAVEFGKKYKTIGFDINAKRIEELKNGIDRTLEVSEDELQKAKNLSFTSSIEDIKEANIYIVTVPTPIDEHKNPDLTPLIMASRTVGRVLKKGDIVIYESTVYPGCTEEVCVPELERESGLQFNEDFFCGYSPERINPGDKEHRLPTIKKVTSGSTPEVAKKIDELYKSIITAGTHLAPSIKVAEAAKVIENAQRDINIAFVNELALIFDKLNIDTLDVLEAAGTKWNFLPFRPGLVGGHCIGVDPYYLAYKAKEVGYHPQIILAGRRTNDEMGIFVANKVVKLLIHKGHRVKGSKALVLGITFKENCPDIRNSRVIDVIKELQDFGIAVDVYDPWADKEEVKREYSLELLANEPDFTEYDSIVLAVAHEQFRKLDYQKIPKSSVVFDIKGMLPKNIVEGRL; encoded by the coding sequence ATGGAAAATCAGATATTAGCCATCATCGGCCTTGGCTACGTAGGCCTGCCATTAGCAGTAGAGTTTGGTAAAAAGTATAAAACTATTGGATTTGATATCAATGCCAAACGTATTGAAGAGTTAAAAAACGGAATCGATAGAACTTTGGAAGTAAGTGAAGATGAACTACAAAAAGCAAAGAACCTCTCCTTTACTTCATCTATTGAAGATATAAAAGAAGCAAATATCTATATCGTTACTGTTCCAACTCCAATTGATGAGCATAAAAATCCAGATCTTACCCCTTTAATAATGGCTAGTAGAACTGTTGGAAGAGTATTGAAAAAAGGTGATATTGTTATCTACGAATCTACCGTTTATCCAGGATGTACCGAAGAGGTATGTGTACCAGAGCTAGAGCGTGAGAGTGGATTACAATTTAATGAAGATTTCTTCTGTGGCTACTCTCCTGAACGCATCAATCCAGGAGATAAAGAGCATCGCCTTCCAACAATTAAAAAAGTAACAAGCGGAAGTACACCAGAAGTTGCAAAAAAGATCGATGAGCTCTATAAAAGCATCATCACTGCTGGAACACATCTAGCCCCAAGTATCAAAGTAGCTGAAGCTGCAAAAGTGATAGAAAACGCTCAAAGAGATATCAATATAGCATTTGTCAATGAACTGGCTCTCATCTTTGATAAATTAAATATCGATACACTGGATGTGCTTGAAGCAGCTGGAACCAAATGGAATTTTCTCCCATTTCGTCCAGGACTTGTTGGAGGACACTGCATTGGAGTAGATCCTTATTACTTGGCCTACAAAGCAAAAGAGGTGGGATACCATCCACAAATCATCTTGGCTGGTAGAAGGACCAATGATGAGATGGGTATCTTTGTAGCCAATAAGGTTGTAAAACTCCTCATCCATAAAGGGCATAGAGTAAAAGGGAGCAAAGCATTAGTACTGGGAATAACTTTTAAAGAGAACTGCCCAGATATTAGAAATAGTAGAGTGATTGATGTCATAAAAGAGCTGCAAGACTTTGGCATAGCAGTAGATGTATATGATCCTTGGGCAGACAAAGAGGAAGTAAAAAGAGAATACAGTCTTGAGCTTTTAGCAAATGAGCCAGACTTTACGGAGTATGACTCTATTGTTTTAGCCGTAGCCCATGAGCAGTTTAGAAAGCTTGATTATCAAAAGATACCGAAATCAAGCGTGGTGTTTGATATTAAGGGTATGCTGCCAAAAAACATAGTAGAAGGGAGATTATAG
- a CDS encoding Gfo/Idh/MocA family oxidoreductase encodes MKNFALIGAAGYIAPRHMKAIKETDNNLLAAMDRCDSVGIIDSYFPDADFFTEFERFDRHVDKLRRKGENIDYVSICSPNYLHDAHIRWALRSGADAICEKPLVLNPWNIDGLEEIEKETGKKVYNILQLRLHPSIIALKEKVQKELQEDPNKIYDIDLTYLTSRGHWYFVSWKGDENKSGGIATNIGIHFYDMLSWIFGEIEENIVHIKTPYANAGFMKLKNANVRWFLSVKYDYIPEEIKQKGQRTYRSITVNGEEIEFSGGFTDLHTKSYEEILKGNGFGLKEARNSIEIVSTIRHLEPIGLRGEYHPFCKKVIDE; translated from the coding sequence GTGAAAAATTTTGCCTTAATAGGAGCTGCTGGATACATAGCTCCAAGACATATGAAAGCGATAAAAGAGACAGATAACAATCTTTTAGCGGCAATGGATCGATGTGATAGTGTAGGGATTATAGATAGTTATTTTCCGGATGCGGATTTTTTTACTGAATTTGAGCGATTTGATAGGCACGTGGATAAATTGAGGCGAAAAGGTGAAAATATAGATTATGTAAGTATCTGTTCACCTAACTATTTGCATGACGCGCATATCAGATGGGCTTTGCGAAGCGGAGCCGATGCGATATGTGAAAAACCGCTTGTACTCAATCCTTGGAATATCGATGGATTGGAAGAGATAGAAAAAGAGACTGGAAAAAAAGTGTATAACATCTTACAGCTTCGTTTGCATCCTTCCATCATCGCTTTGAAAGAGAAAGTACAAAAGGAGCTTCAAGAAGACCCTAATAAAATCTATGATATAGATTTGACATACTTAACGAGTCGTGGCCATTGGTACTTTGTGAGCTGGAAAGGGGATGAGAATAAAAGTGGTGGTATTGCTACGAATATAGGGATTCATTTTTACGATATGCTCTCTTGGATCTTTGGCGAGATTGAGGAGAATATCGTCCATATCAAAACACCATACGCCAATGCTGGGTTTATGAAACTCAAAAATGCAAACGTTCGATGGTTTTTGAGTGTAAAATATGATTATATTCCAGAAGAGATCAAACAAAAGGGACAAAGAACCTACAGAAGCATCACTGTAAATGGCGAAGAGATCGAATTTAGCGGAGGATTTACCGATCTTCATACTAAAAGCTATGAGGAGATCCTCAAAGGTAACGGTTTTGGACTCAAAGAGGCCAGAAATTCTATCGAAATAGTCTCAACCATTCGCCATCTCGAGCCCATAGGTCTTAGAGGCGAGTATCATCCTTTTTGTAAAAAGGTGATAGATGAGTAA
- a CDS encoding DapH/DapD/GlmU-related protein → MSKFFVHESAYIDEPVQIGEGTKIWHFCHILSNTIIGENCSFGQNCVVGPNVKIGNNVKVQNNISIYEGVEIEDDVFLGPSMVFTNVINPRAFINRKKEFKKTLLKKGCSIGANATIVCGVTIGEYALIGAGAVVNKDAKPYTLMVGVPAREIGWVDKAGNRMVFDEEGVAIDSYDGTKYKLEDGEVKVLG, encoded by the coding sequence ATGAGTAAGTTTTTCGTTCATGAGAGTGCTTATATCGATGAGCCGGTACAGATAGGAGAGGGGACGAAAATTTGGCACTTTTGTCATATACTTTCCAATACGATCATAGGGGAAAATTGCTCTTTTGGCCAAAACTGTGTGGTGGGTCCTAATGTAAAGATAGGAAATAATGTAAAGGTGCAAAATAATATCTCCATCTATGAGGGTGTGGAGATAGAAGATGATGTATTTTTGGGACCATCGATGGTCTTTACCAATGTCATCAATCCAAGAGCCTTTATCAATCGCAAAAAGGAATTTAAAAAGACTTTGCTTAAAAAAGGATGTTCAATTGGTGCAAATGCTACAATAGTTTGTGGAGTAACTATTGGAGAGTATGCACTGATTGGAGCCGGGGCGGTAGTGAATAAAGATGCAAAGCCTTACACGTTAATGGTAGGAGTACCCGCAAGAGAGATTGGATGGGTTGATAAAGCGGGAAATAGGATGGTATTTGATGAAGAAGGAGTTGCAATCGATAGTTATGATGGGACGAAGTATAAACTCGAAGATGGCGAAGTAAAGGTTTTAGGATGA
- a CDS encoding DegT/DnrJ/EryC1/StrS aminotransferase family protein, which yields MKIDFANLTYQYRLYKDEIDEAILKVLNHGKYIMGPEVGELEEKLCEFTNSKNAITCSSGTDALLLAMMALGIKPGDEVITTPFTFIATAETIALLGAKPVFVDIEEKSYNIDSTKIEEKITPKTKAIVSVSLYGQPSDLDEINEVVKRYNLFHIIDGAQSFGATYKGKAEAHYCDIYTTSFFPAKPLGCYGDGGAVLTNSDELAKKTKMLRVHGQNKRYHHKYIGLGARLDTMQAAVLLVKLKHYKKDLALRQEVAKKYSEQLKNVKNIILPFVKNNRTSAWAQYSIRVPNRDELQQKLKESNIPTAVHYPMPLHMQECFQYLGYKKGDFPVAEKVSEEIMSLPMNPYLRGEEIHYIVDKVC from the coding sequence ATGAAAATAGATTTTGCAAACCTAACCTATCAATACCGGCTCTATAAAGATGAGATAGATGAAGCGATACTAAAAGTCTTGAATCATGGCAAATATATCATGGGACCGGAAGTCGGAGAGCTTGAAGAGAAGTTATGCGAGTTTACCAACTCAAAAAATGCAATAACCTGCTCCTCTGGTACCGACGCCCTTTTACTTGCAATGATGGCTCTTGGTATCAAACCAGGTGATGAAGTTATTACTACTCCATTTACTTTTATTGCAACAGCAGAGACAATCGCTTTGCTTGGAGCAAAACCGGTGTTTGTGGATATTGAAGAGAAGAGTTATAATATTGATTCTACAAAGATAGAAGAGAAGATAACCCCTAAAACAAAAGCGATTGTTTCAGTGAGCCTTTATGGTCAGCCAAGTGATTTGGACGAGATAAATGAAGTGGTAAAAAGATATAATCTTTTTCATATCATTGATGGGGCGCAAAGTTTTGGAGCCACATATAAAGGAAAAGCCGAGGCTCACTATTGTGATATTTATACCACCTCTTTTTTCCCAGCCAAACCACTTGGCTGTTATGGAGATGGGGGAGCGGTTTTGACAAACAGTGATGAATTGGCCAAGAAAACAAAAATGCTTCGAGTCCATGGACAAAACAAGAGATATCATCACAAATATATAGGACTTGGGGCAAGACTCGATACCATGCAAGCTGCCGTTTTATTGGTAAAGCTAAAGCACTATAAAAAAGATTTGGCATTAAGACAAGAAGTTGCAAAAAAGTATAGTGAGCAATTAAAAAATGTTAAAAATATAATTTTACCTTTTGTAAAAAACAACAGAACAAGTGCCTGGGCGCAATATAGTATCAGGGTCCCCAATAGGGACGAACTTCAACAAAAATTAAAAGAATCAAACATTCCAACGGCAGTGCACTATCCGATGCCACTTCATATGCAAGAGTGTTTTCAATATCTTGGATATAAAAAGGGAGATTTTCCAGTAGCTGAAAAAGTAAGTGAAGAGATTATGAGTTTGCCGATGAATCCATATTTGAGGGGTGAAGAGATTCATTATATAGTGGATAAGGTTTGCTAG